The following proteins are encoded in a genomic region of Toxotes jaculatrix isolate fToxJac2 chromosome 3, fToxJac2.pri, whole genome shotgun sequence:
- the LOC121179476 gene encoding pre-miRNA 5'-monophosphate methyltransferase has translation MATCSISSGSADEINDPGAAPYGNFINYYTFNPPENRLSLIPATLLQDLGYRDGHRTTLMLDVGCNSGDLSVAFYKHLVQEPVCEEESEKSKVHLLGFDLDEALIQRAQQINPLPNSISFVPLDITTDSDQLQDYLNQHGCSHFHLCLCLAVTMWVHLNHGDSGLLQLLSRLASISQHLLLEAQPWKCYRSAARRLRKLGRSDFDHFKTLKIRGDIAEHAREHLERHCDMELIQSFGSTAWDRKLLLFRRR, from the exons ATGGCAACATGTTCGATAAGCAGCGGTTCTGCTGATGAAATAAATGATCCAGGAGCCGCTCCTTATGGCAACTTTATAAACTATTATACCTTTAATCCTCCGGAGAACCGCTTGAGTCTGATTCCAGCCACACTCCTTCAGGATTTAGGCTACAGAGACGGACATCGGACCACATTAATGCTGGACGTGGGATGTAATTCAGGG GACCTGAGTGTAGCCTTTTATAAGCATCTGGTGCAGGAGCCCGTGTGTGAGGAAGAGTCAGAAAAGAGCAAAGTTCATCTCCTGGGGTTTGACCTGGATGAGGCGCTTATTCAGCGAGCTCAGCAGATCAACCCTCTGCCCAACAGCATCTCCTTTGTCCCGCTGGACATCACTACGGACAGCGACCAGCTGCAGGATTACCTCAACCAGCACGGCTGCTCCCACttccacctgtgtctgtgccTGGCTGTCACCATGTGGGTCCATTTAAACCACGGAGACTCCggcctgctgcagcttctctctcGCCTGGCCTCCATCAGCCAGCACCTCCTGCTGGAGGCTCAGCCCTGGAAGTGCTACCGCTCTGCGGCCCGGCGGCTGAGGAAGCTGGGCCGCTCAGACTTTGACCATTTCAAGACCCTGAAGATTCGCGGGGACATAGCAGAACATGCCAGGGAGCACCTGGAGAGACACTGCGACATGGAGCTCATCCAGAGCTTTGGCAGCACTGCATGGGACCGAAAACTGTTGCTATTCAGACGGAGATGA